The Candidatus Beckwithbacteria bacterium sequence CCGGTGCCAACAACCAAGCCCTAAGCCTGTCGAAGGGTAAATATTTTCTGATTCTTAACTCAGATATATCTTTGAAAGATAACGCTTTTAAAAAAATGGTTGATTATTTAAACCGCCAGCCTAAAGTTGGGGCCATCGAGGCCTTACAGCGATATGAAGACGGCCGGATTGTGATTACCGGTTCCCAACAAAACTCGCCTTGGCTCGATGCGATCGAATTAACTTTATTGCATAAATTACTGCACCCCCAATCTTTATCCGACTTTCGTTTAACCCGGTTAGACCGGGCTAAATCTTGGCCGGCCCCGGTTATTTGCGATGCCTGTTTTATGACGAGGACCGATTTACTGAAAAAAAATGGCGGCTATGATGAAAAATTAAAACTTTATTACACGGAAAACGACTTATGCCGCAAAATCCAAAAACAAAAGCTAACCACAATCCATTATTCACACGCAACTGTTTGGCACCGCGTCTCCGCTTCAACCGATAAGGTTGGTTGGAAAAAAATATCCGGCATTTTTTCCCACGATGCCCGGATTTATTACTCAAAATATCATTCCCTCTTTGCGGCCTGGGTTTTATTTTTAGCCATGAAAATAAGTAATCTTTTGGTGCTGCTGAAACAAAATTGGCAAATTATTCTTATTGTTCTCTTAGCCAGTTGGTTGCGGTTTTACCGTTTGCCGGAAACCATGACTTTTATCGGTGATCAGGGCCGCGATTACTTGGCTGCCCGGGAGATGGTCCAAAGCGGCCATTGGCCGCTGGTAGGAATTCCTTCTAGTGTTCCCTGGCTCAGGCAAGGGCCTTTATTTATCTGGCTGATAGCCTTATCTTTTAAGCTTGGTCACTTTAATCCGCTTGCCCCGGCGGTTTTAACCGCCGTCTTTGGTGTTTTAACTGTTTATTTGGTGTATCGTTTCAGCCACAGCCGCCTAGCCGCTTTAGTTATGGCTACTTCTCCTTTAGCCTTAATCCACAGCCGTATGCCTTATCATGTCAGCCCGATCCCTTTATTTACGGTTTTATATTTAATTGCTCTGCAAAGTCAGTCAGTTGCCTGGACTTTTTTACTGGCCGGAGTTTTACTGCAGTTTGAACTGACCACTTTGCCCTTGCTCCTGCTGGCCTTAATCTATTTTTATAAGCATAAATTAAAGATTTTTCCCCAGATATTTTTAGTTTTGATTCCTTTTATTCCGAAACTTATTTATGATTTTTCTCATGGTTTTACCCAGACTTTTGGATTTGGTGCCTGGACCATCCACCGTTTACTGGAGTGGCGTTTTTCCAACCAGGCAATCCTGACAATCGCCGAATTTTGGCAAAAATTTGTCAGCTGGGACCATCCGCTGACGGCTGTTTTTTTCGGCATCCTGGCAATTATCACTGTTTTTAAGCATCGGCTCTTGTTTTATTTTTTACTGATTAATCTGGTGGCTTTGTATTTTCACGGCAACCCTTCCGAAGCTTATTTTCCGGTCCTTTTTCCGGTTTGGGCGATCATGATCGGTCTGGTTAAACCCAAATTATTTAAAGCCGCTATTGTTGGCTTATGTTTATTTAACTCTTATTATGTTGTCAGTCATAATTTTTTAACCTACGGCCCGCCTTTAGCCGAACGGGTATTGCTGACAAAAGTTATGCTGAGAAAAGTTAATAATCAACCGGTCCGTTTAATTAACTACCCTGATGTGGCTAAATTTACCAGTTATTTGGACAATTATCGTTATCTGCTTTGGTATTATGGCGGCCGGGAATCGCCGAAAGGCGTTCCTATGATGATTTATGACGGTCCGGCTAAGGATTTTGTTCCTCCTTGGTGGGCGACGGTTTATCATTTTCCGACGCAAAAACTGATTAAATATGACTAAACTCAAAATTTTGACTCTTAACCAGCCGGGAATAACTGATTTTAGCGCTGCCAGAAACAAATTGATGCAGGTTGTCAAAACTGACTGGATTCTTTTTCTGGACAGTGATGAGACCTTACCGCTGGAAATTAATCCGGATCACTTGGATAAACACTATAATTACAGTTTTAAAAGGCAGGACTGGTTTTTAGGTAAAAAATTGCGCTTTGGGGAAACTAGTCGTTTAACCTTTGTTCGTTTGGTCCAGCCACACACTGGCAAATGGCAGGGAAAAGTTCACGAAAGGTTTATTTCGGCTTTAGCGGTTAAAGCCCTTAACCAACCTTTATTGCACCGCCGTCGCCTGACCATCAGTCAATTTCTTGATAGACTTAATTATTATTCCAGCCTCCGGGTTGAAGAATCAAGCCATTTTTCTATTTTTGAACTACTTTTTTATCCTTGGGGAAAGTTTGTGAAAAATTATTTTTTCCATTTAGGATTTTTAGACGGCATTCCCGGTTTAGCTATGGCATTTCTGATGAGTTTGCATTCTTTAGCTGTCCGGGTCAAACAATATGAAAATACTTAAATGGCTCTTGGTCTTGCAGATTCTGGTGAATTTAATCGGCGCCTTAGGCCCGGAATTAGGCTTTGACGCCTTGTGGTACCATTTAACTGAGGCGAAATTATTTTTAGCTCATCACTCGCTGGCCCCGATTCCCGGCAATTTGCTTTATTGGTCCGGCCTGCCCCGACTGGGAGAAACAATTTACGCTTTGTCTTTAGCCATCAGCCCGGCTTTACCGAAGCTAATTCACTGGGGTTTTGGTGTTTGGTGCGTTTGGTTAGTTTATCGCTTGGGTGGGATGGCGGCGGCTTTGCTGTTTTACTCGACACTACTGGTCGGCTGGCTGTCCACGTCCGCCTACATCGACTTAATCATGACTGCCTGGCTTTTGGCGGCTGTTTATTACCGTCGCCTCAAAAGAATCATCTTTTTAATTTTGGCTGGCGCCACGAAACTGCCGGCTTTAGTCTATGGTTTGGCAATTACTCTGATTCCGTGGGGGATTTTAGGGATTTTGCCGTTTGCTTTGATTAACTATCATAGCACCGGCAATTTTTTCTATCCGTTCCGGGAAAATTTTGGTTTTGAACACGAGTGGTTTTTTAACGGCTTTATTTATTGGTTATCCCGTCCGCTCCGGTTATTTTTTGACCCGGCTTACCGTGTCGGTCCGATTATTCTGATAATCTTTATAATAGGTTATAAACATTAT is a genomic window containing:
- a CDS encoding glycosyltransferase, with the protein product MPTKSVLKPINRESRSERSPHSGIDLSISIASYNTKAFLRRCLMSIFKYTKQLNFEVIVVDNASSDGSAKMVKKYFPKVKLIVNPINNFYTGANNQALSLSKGKYFLILNSDISLKDNAFKKMVDYLNRQPKVGAIEALQRYEDGRIVITGSQQNSPWLDAIELTLLHKLLHPQSLSDFRLTRLDRAKSWPAPVICDACFMTRTDLLKKNGGYDEKLKLYYTENDLCRKIQKQKLTTIHYSHATVWHRVSASTDKVGWKKISGIFSHDARIYYSKYHSLFAAWVLFLAMKISNLLVLLKQNWQIILIVLLASWLRFYRLPETMTFIGDQGRDYLAAREMVQSGHWPLVGIPSSVPWLRQGPLFIWLIALSFKLGHFNPLAPAVLTAVFGVLTVYLVYRFSHSRLAALVMATSPLALIHSRMPYHVSPIPLFTVLYLIALQSQSVAWTFLLAGVLLQFELTTLPLLLLALIYFYKHKLKIFPQIFLVLIPFIPKLIYDFSHGFTQTFGFGAWTIHRLLEWRFSNQAILTIAEFWQKFVSWDHPLTAVFFGILAIITVFKHRLLFYFLLINLVALYFHGNPSEAYFPVLFPVWAIMIGLVKPKLFKAAIVGLCLFNSYYVVSHNFLTYGPPLAERVLLTKVMLRKVNNQPVRLINYPDVAKFTSYLDNYRYLLWYYGGRESPKGVPMMIYDGPAKDFVPPWWATVYHFPTQKLIKYD